A section of the Humulus lupulus chromosome 2, drHumLupu1.1, whole genome shotgun sequence genome encodes:
- the LOC133818984 gene encoding BIIDXI-like protein At5g11420, translating to MRGIALLSVLLLATFQLTLSITDGLLDNGNFELPPKSTEMNGTVVKGRYAIPKWEISGFVEYIKSGQKQGDMLLVVPEGACAVRLGNEASIKQKVKVSKGQYYSITFCAARTCAQEERLNVSVPPDSGILPIQTLYGSNGWDCYSWAFMAPLNEVEIIVHNPGVEEDPACGPLIDSIALKALISPKPTSDNLIRNPSFETGPFLFNTTTGVLVPPNIEDDHSPLPYWMVESLKAVKYIDSDHFSVPHGKRAVELVAGKESAIAQVVRTIPNKTYVLTFLVGDASNACEGSMVIEAFAGRDTVKVPYESKGKGGSKPGLLKFVATQTRTRIMFLSTYYSMRTDDFSSLCGPVLDNVRLVSLRKPT from the exons ATGAGAGGGATTGCTTTACTGTCGGTGCTATTGCTTGCCACTTTCCAACTGACCTTGTCTATCACGGATG gattattggataatgggaatttcGAGCTCCCCCCAAAGTCGACTGAAATGAATGGGACGGTTGTGAAGGGGCGGTACGCCATACCCAAATGGGAAATATCAGGGTTTGTGGAGTACATCAAATCCGGCCAAAAGCAAGGTGACATGTTGCTGGTGGTGCCGGAGGGTGCGTGCGCTGTGAGGCTGGGTAACGAGGCCTCAATCAAGCAAAAAGTCAAGGTCAGCAAAGGCCAGTACTACTCCATCACCTTCTGTGCGGCGCGCACCTGCGCCCAGGAGGAGCGACTCAACGTGTCCGTCCCTCCGGACTCTGGGATTCTCCCCATACAGACCTTGTATGGCAGCAATGGTTGGGACTGTTACTCTTGGGCTTTTATGGCTCCCCTTAATGAGGTTGAGATTATTGTGCATAACCCTGGTGTCGAGGAAGATCCAGCTTGCGGTCCACTTATCGACTCTATTGCTCTTAAGGCTCTTATTTCTCCTAAACCCACTAGTG ATAACTTGATAAGGAATCCCAGCTTTGAAACAGGGCCGTTCCTGTTCAACACAACCACGGGTGTCCTAGTCCCACCCAACATAGAAGATGACCACTCCCCACTTCCCTACTGGATGGTTGAGTCCCTCAAGGCCGTCAAGTACATCGACTCCGACCACTTCTCAGTCCCTCATGGAAAGCGAGCCGTGGAGCTCGTGGCGGGCAAAGAAAGCGCCATTGCGCAAGTGGTTCGGACCATCCCCAACAAGACTTACGTGCTGACCTTCTTGGTGGGAGACGCGAGCAACGCATGTGAAGGGTCAATGGTCATCGAGGCCTTTGCTGGGAGGGACACTGTGAAAGTGCCTTATGAGTCCAAAGGGAAAGGAGGGTCCAAGCCCGGCTTGCTCAAATTCGTGGCCACTCAGACTAGGACTCGAATCATGTTCCTTAGCACGTATTACTCCATGAGGACTGATGACTTTTCTTCTCTTTGTGGCCCGGTTCTTGACAATGTCAGATTGGTTAGCTTACGTAAACCTACTTAA